A single genomic interval of Sporosarcina sp. ANT_H38 harbors:
- a CDS encoding S1C family serine protease, translating into MDEFKQNQANGELQPPAPVTESTPRHSQRPPKRRGGFMSGFIGVVIGALLVWFIMQGDNNTKEQSLVNGAEQKDDIVQTERISLDVNTDVTDIVEKVADSVVGVTNLKTISDPWSPEETTRETGSGSGVIYKKQGDKAYIVTNHHVVEGAQELEITFDDGSKTAGKIVGGDMWTDLAVIEIDAKVVKTVIDFGDSDALKRGETVMAIGNPLGLGFSGSVTVGVVSGKDRSIPIDFDENGTVDWFADVLQTDAAINPGNSGGALINLAGQLIGINSMKISEATVEGIGLAIPINLAIPIIDQLEKHGEVNRPTMGVTLLDLRSIPAQQQREMLKLPANVTEGVVINEVMSNSPAQLADVKQYDVIVEMDGEKIGDMVSLRKHLYNSKQVGDTMQMKVYRDGRLIDIEMVLKDGNSF; encoded by the coding sequence ATGGACGAATTCAAACAGAATCAAGCGAATGGAGAGCTGCAGCCTCCTGCTCCAGTAACGGAAAGTACACCGCGACATAGCCAGAGGCCGCCAAAAAGAAGAGGCGGCTTCATGTCCGGTTTTATTGGTGTTGTAATCGGCGCATTACTTGTATGGTTCATCATGCAGGGAGATAATAATACAAAGGAACAGTCGTTAGTTAATGGTGCGGAGCAGAAGGACGACATTGTGCAAACAGAGCGTATATCTCTTGATGTAAATACTGACGTTACTGACATCGTCGAAAAAGTGGCAGATTCAGTTGTGGGCGTAACAAATTTGAAAACGATTAGCGATCCTTGGTCACCCGAAGAAACGACAAGGGAAACGGGTTCGGGTTCGGGTGTAATCTATAAAAAACAAGGAGATAAAGCGTATATCGTTACGAATCACCACGTTGTGGAAGGTGCGCAAGAACTTGAAATTACTTTCGACGATGGTTCAAAGACGGCCGGAAAAATCGTAGGTGGCGATATGTGGACAGACTTAGCTGTCATTGAAATTGATGCTAAAGTTGTTAAAACGGTTATTGATTTTGGAGACTCAGATGCTTTGAAACGCGGTGAAACAGTCATGGCGATTGGTAATCCGCTTGGTCTTGGATTTTCAGGTTCCGTAACTGTCGGTGTTGTATCTGGAAAAGACCGTTCGATTCCAATCGATTTCGATGAAAATGGAACTGTAGATTGGTTTGCAGATGTTTTACAAACCGATGCTGCCATTAACCCAGGTAACTCCGGAGGCGCACTGATTAACCTTGCAGGTCAGCTCATCGGCATTAATTCCATGAAAATATCGGAAGCAACTGTTGAAGGAATCGGACTTGCAATTCCCATCAATCTTGCAATCCCGATTATCGATCAACTTGAAAAACACGGTGAAGTAAACCGTCCAACAATGGGCGTCACACTACTCGATCTTCGAAGCATACCTGCGCAGCAACAACGGGAAATGCTGAAATTACCGGCGAATGTAACAGAAGGAGTCGTTATTAACGAGGTAATGAGCAATTCGCCTGCCCAACTTGCTGACGTAAAGCAGTACGATGTTATCGTTGAAATGGATGGTGAAAAAATTGGCGATATGGTCAGTTTGCGCAAACACCTGTATAATTCGAAGCAAGTAGGCGACACAATGCAAATGAAAGTATATCGCGATGGCCGGTTGATTGATATTGAAATGGTGCTAAAAGACGGTAACTCATTCTAG
- a CDS encoding MBL fold metallo-hydrolase, with protein MRFSVLASGSSGNAVFIENDEHTFLVDAGFSAKKMDSLMAGIDRSMKKIDGIFVTHEHSDHIKGIGVVARKYGTPIYANAKTWQAMDGLVGNIPLDQRFQFDMETVKSFGSLDVQSFAVSHDSVDPMFYVFHENGRKLAVITDTGYVSDRMKGFIRGADAFVFESNHDVSMLQVGRYPWSVKRRILSDVGHVSNEDAAVAMSEVVDQKDTRIYLSHLSKDNNMKDLARMSVTQTLETCGIRTGEFVHLYDTDADQPTELVTV; from the coding sequence ATGCGTTTTAGTGTCCTCGCAAGCGGCAGTAGCGGCAATGCGGTATTTATAGAGAACGATGAACATACATTTCTCGTAGATGCGGGATTTAGTGCGAAGAAGATGGATAGTTTAATGGCCGGTATTGATCGTTCTATGAAAAAGATTGACGGTATTTTTGTAACGCACGAACATAGTGACCATATAAAAGGGATCGGTGTTGTTGCGCGGAAATACGGTACGCCAATTTATGCGAATGCAAAAACTTGGCAGGCGATGGATGGTTTAGTTGGCAACATTCCGCTCGATCAGCGTTTTCAATTTGATATGGAAACGGTAAAATCATTCGGTTCACTTGATGTTCAGTCATTTGCTGTGTCGCATGATTCGGTTGATCCAATGTTTTATGTTTTTCACGAAAATGGACGAAAACTCGCTGTTATTACCGATACAGGTTACGTGAGCGATAGAATGAAAGGCTTCATTCGCGGAGCAGATGCGTTTGTATTTGAAAGTAATCACGATGTTAGCATGTTACAGGTAGGACGTTATCCATGGTCTGTTAAACGACGGATTCTCAGTGATGTTGGACATGTATCCAATGAAGATGCTGCGGTAGCAATGAGTGAAGTTGTCGATCAAAAAGATACGAGAATCTATCTATCCCATTTAAGTAAAGACAATAATATGAAAGACCTTGCAAGGATGAGTGTTACACAGACGCTGGAAACATGCGGTATCAGGACAGGTGAATTTGTTCATCTCTATGATACAGACGCGGATCAGCCGACTGAACTTGTTACAGTGTAA
- a CDS encoding two-component system regulatory protein YycI yields MDWNKSKTIFIIVFSIVNVFLYSLYRDKLTDAQNVQVMGKTSIEELLKIDNVTYDELPPYKNDPFYLSAKSMKFTDEKMEKLGNQKFEILDDTFLKSKLNKPVSVLNAKGTFDFTEILTKYVLNGAEYELWDVDEEEQKALFFQKEKTNPIYFSHNAMLTLHWNEKGEVTDYEQSMLGEFGSFNRKKDLLTPIDAIGNLYSRGHLKQDSKVKDMTLGYSTHVQVSETQVFAPTWHIRVELKDGVIEDYFINAIEGMIIEFQREPLEEENE; encoded by the coding sequence TTGGATTGGAATAAATCGAAAACGATATTTATTATCGTATTTTCAATAGTGAACGTTTTCCTTTACTCACTTTATCGGGACAAGCTTACAGATGCACAAAATGTTCAGGTGATGGGGAAAACATCCATCGAAGAATTGCTTAAGATAGACAATGTTACCTATGATGAACTTCCTCCTTATAAAAACGATCCATTTTATCTGTCCGCTAAGTCTATGAAATTCACGGACGAGAAGATGGAGAAACTTGGAAATCAAAAATTCGAAATTTTGGATGACACATTTCTTAAATCAAAATTGAATAAGCCTGTCAGCGTATTGAATGCGAAAGGCACTTTTGATTTTACTGAAATTCTTACAAAGTACGTATTAAACGGTGCTGAGTACGAACTTTGGGATGTAGATGAAGAGGAACAGAAAGCGTTGTTTTTTCAGAAAGAGAAGACCAATCCCATTTATTTCAGTCATAATGCGATGCTGACATTGCACTGGAATGAGAAGGGCGAAGTGACTGACTATGAGCAAAGTATGTTGGGTGAATTCGGCTCCTTTAATCGTAAAAAAGATCTTCTTACTCCTATAGATGCAATCGGTAATTTGTATTCACGCGGGCACTTGAAACAAGATTCCAAGGTAAAGGATATGACGCTCGGTTATTCGACACATGTTCAGGTTTCGGAAACCCAGGTGTTTGCCCCGACATGGCATATACGTGTAGAATTGAAAGACGGAGTAATAGAAGATTACTTCATCAATGCGATTGAAGGTATGATTATAGAGTTTCAGCGTGAACCGCTCGAAGAAGAGAATGAATAA
- a CDS encoding YycH family regulatory protein — MGLKYVETVKSVVLLLLVALSIILTFSIWTYSPRYDTIEELPPVDISIGDKKKLEEIIQPYKVVFNFEDSLKGTTDSDKINRIIDEIKDWKIAEIAPKDDNFGTEDLSTLLRKPNRFTVFFQSEVPLTVYDSILTVEEPTPEISFNKIVVEWNPDNIAMTVYFVSQANKKLYSAKMNAEDYQNVLTKGRELQEYREVKPDSSSYLVVSAEPVEAISDTFLENEVPINKFRDALFSDANAVRNSQVGIHHEELADDHALMNVYTENKVLNYASPAAESRDPAIPSELLVNTINFVNEHGGWTDEFRLAYTDAKTRTVRFRLFLHGLPVYTDSGSSTEILQKWGTNRIYSYSRPYYRLNLPLPTETKVELLPPGTDIAERLSKSDVLDFDSIDEITPGYFMKHETGLFIMEPAWFYLINGNWSRFSPEILGGELIGLE, encoded by the coding sequence GTGGGGTTGAAATATGTTGAAACTGTCAAATCAGTAGTACTTTTATTACTTGTCGCCTTAAGTATCATATTAACATTTTCAATATGGACATATTCACCGCGTTACGACACCATTGAGGAGTTACCGCCCGTAGATATTTCTATTGGGGATAAAAAGAAATTAGAAGAAATAATACAACCGTATAAAGTGGTATTTAATTTTGAAGATAGTTTGAAAGGCACAACTGATTCAGATAAAATTAATCGCATTATAGATGAGATAAAGGACTGGAAAATTGCAGAAATTGCACCGAAGGACGACAATTTTGGTACAGAGGATTTAAGCACATTGCTGCGAAAGCCTAACCGATTTACAGTGTTTTTTCAAAGCGAAGTTCCTTTGACTGTTTATGACAGCATTTTGACGGTTGAAGAACCGACACCCGAAATTTCATTCAACAAAATCGTGGTTGAATGGAATCCGGACAATATTGCGATGACTGTTTATTTTGTCAGTCAAGCAAATAAGAAGCTATATAGTGCAAAAATGAATGCGGAGGATTATCAAAATGTATTAACAAAGGGACGAGAACTTCAGGAGTACAGGGAAGTTAAACCCGACAGTTCTTCTTATCTTGTCGTTTCGGCAGAGCCTGTCGAAGCAATTAGTGATACGTTTTTGGAGAATGAAGTACCCATTAATAAGTTCCGTGATGCATTGTTCAGTGATGCGAATGCAGTACGAAACAGTCAAGTGGGAATTCACCATGAAGAACTGGCAGACGATCATGCATTAATGAACGTTTATACGGAGAATAAGGTATTAAATTATGCCTCACCAGCTGCAGAAAGCCGAGATCCTGCAATTCCCTCGGAGTTACTTGTTAATACAATTAATTTCGTCAATGAACATGGCGGATGGACGGACGAATTTAGATTGGCATACACGGATGCCAAGACCCGGACCGTTCGATTCCGGCTTTTTTTGCACGGACTTCCTGTCTATACGGATTCCGGTTCTTCTACTGAAATTCTGCAAAAATGGGGGACAAATCGGATATACAGTTATTCAAGGCCATATTATAGACTCAATTTGCCACTTCCGACAGAAACGAAAGTTGAACTTCTTCCGCCAGGCACTGACATTGCTGAAAGGCTCAGCAAATCAGACGTGTTGGATTTTGATAGTATCGACGAAATTACTCCAGGGTATTTTATGAAACATGAAACAGGACTTTTCATTATGGAACCAGCTTGGTTTTACTTGATAAATGGCAATTGGAGTCGCTTTTCACCTGAAATTTTAGGAGGTGAACTGATTGGATTGGAATAA
- the walK gene encoding cell wall metabolism sensor histidine kinase WalK, whose product MHKVGFFRSIHVKFVLIYVMLILIAMEIIGLYFARELEQNLKTNFMTSISDRMSLVEFSVREEMIKKRAADDPMTLEKSLQAVLSGFESEDINEIRVINAGNIILATSALNNISMVGQRTSDPFVRRTNASKSPLEIIRLDEKTNKRILVRATPIVVVGDEVIGTLYLEANIERVFSQIDEVNRILAGGVAVSLTITIILGIFIGQTMTRPISDMRRQAQAMAKGNFSRKVRVYGNDEMGQLAIAFNHLTNQLQESQSTTESERRKLASVLENMTDGVIATDRKGRVSLINDSALLMLRLTRDLVLNRPISSILGLEQEYAFEDLIQAKESIALDFSTEDQPYILRANFSVTQRETGFVNGLIVVLHDNTEQEKIDMERREFVSNVSHELRTPLTTMRSYLEALADGAWKNEEIAPSFLHVTQTETERMIRLVNDLLKLSRMDSRDYDLNKEWVEFNYFFNSIIDRFEFSKSQEVQFIRLLSTTELFVEIDTDKMTQVLDNIISNALKYSPDGGDIRFGITISDEIIKVMISDDGMGIPKSNVKRIFDRFYRADRARSRAMGGTGLGLAIAREMIVAHEGEIWAESEEGKGTTIFFTLPFELQEDGEWG is encoded by the coding sequence ATGCATAAAGTTGGTTTTTTTCGATCTATCCACGTTAAATTTGTCCTGATCTATGTGATGCTAATTCTAATTGCAATGGAAATAATCGGGCTTTATTTTGCACGTGAGCTCGAACAGAACCTGAAAACAAATTTCATGACATCGATTTCCGATAGAATGAGTTTGGTCGAATTCAGTGTGCGTGAAGAAATGATAAAAAAACGAGCCGCGGACGACCCGATGACACTCGAGAAGAGTCTTCAGGCCGTCCTTTCGGGTTTTGAATCGGAAGATATTAATGAAATTCGGGTTATTAATGCTGGAAATATAATTCTCGCAACATCGGCCTTAAACAATATATCCATGGTCGGACAGCGTACGTCGGATCCCTTTGTGAGAAGGACAAACGCATCTAAATCCCCGCTCGAAATTATCCGTCTTGATGAGAAAACAAATAAACGGATTTTGGTTCGTGCAACGCCTATTGTCGTTGTCGGGGATGAAGTGATTGGTACACTTTATCTTGAAGCAAACATTGAAAGGGTATTTTCACAAATAGATGAAGTGAATCGAATTCTTGCCGGCGGGGTAGCGGTGTCGTTGACCATTACAATCATACTCGGCATTTTTATTGGGCAGACGATGACAAGACCGATTTCTGATATGAGGCGCCAGGCACAAGCGATGGCGAAAGGGAATTTCTCTCGAAAAGTTCGGGTTTATGGAAATGATGAAATGGGGCAGCTTGCAATTGCTTTCAATCATTTAACAAACCAATTGCAAGAATCCCAGTCAACAACCGAAAGTGAAAGGCGTAAACTTGCCTCCGTGCTGGAGAATATGACTGATGGAGTCATTGCAACGGATCGCAAAGGACGCGTCAGTCTTATTAATGACTCCGCTCTTCTCATGCTGAGATTGACACGGGATCTGGTCTTGAACCGACCAATATCCAGCATTCTTGGACTCGAGCAGGAATATGCATTTGAGGATTTGATCCAAGCAAAAGAGTCCATTGCACTGGATTTCAGTACGGAAGATCAGCCTTATATTTTACGAGCAAACTTTTCCGTTACACAAAGAGAGACTGGATTTGTGAATGGCCTCATTGTTGTCTTACATGACAATACTGAACAGGAGAAAATCGATATGGAAAGACGTGAATTTGTTTCAAACGTATCGCATGAATTGCGTACACCATTGACAACGATGCGCAGTTATTTGGAGGCGCTCGCTGATGGAGCTTGGAAGAACGAGGAGATTGCGCCATCCTTCCTTCATGTAACACAGACTGAAACTGAGCGGATGATTCGTCTTGTAAATGATTTGTTGAAGTTATCGCGGATGGACAGCAGAGATTACGATTTGAATAAGGAATGGGTTGAATTCAATTACTTTTTCAACTCAATCATTGATCGTTTTGAATTTTCAAAGTCTCAAGAGGTTCAATTTATACGCCTTCTTTCTACTACTGAATTGTTTGTGGAAATCGATACAGATAAAATGACTCAGGTGCTGGATAACATCATTTCAAATGCACTGAAATATTCACCGGATGGTGGAGATATTCGTTTTGGCATCACAATCTCTGATGAAATCATTAAAGTAATGATTTCAGACGATGGAATGGGCATACCAAAATCGAACGTTAAGCGAATATTTGACAGGTTTTATCGTGCAGATCGTGCAAGATCGCGTGCGATGGGTGGTACTGGACTAGGTCTTGCGATTGCTCGCGAAATGATTGTGGCGCACGAAGGCGAAATATGGGCGGAAAGTGAAGAAGGAAAAGGGACAACAATTTTCTTCACATTGCCGTTTGAACTTCAGGAGGACGGTGAGTGGGGTTGA
- the yycF gene encoding response regulator YycF — protein sequence MHSKVILIVDDEKPIADILEFNLKKEGFIVFCAYDGDEALEKVEEVKPDLVLLDIMLPKRDGMEVCREIRKKYDFPIIMLTAKDSEIDKVLGLELGADDYVTKPFGTRELIARVKANLRRHMKSVEEEQEGATNDITVGNLIIQPDAYLVLKRDEKIELTHREFELLHYLSKHIGQVMTREHLLQTVWGYDYFGDVRTVDVTIRRLREKIEDAPSNPMWIVTRRGVGYYLRDPEQE from the coding sequence ATGCATAGTAAAGTGATTTTGATTGTTGATGATGAAAAGCCAATTGCAGATATACTTGAATTTAATCTAAAAAAAGAAGGTTTCATTGTGTTCTGTGCATACGATGGAGATGAAGCACTCGAAAAGGTAGAGGAAGTTAAGCCTGATTTGGTACTTCTTGATATTATGCTTCCGAAGCGAGATGGTATGGAAGTATGCCGAGAAATCCGAAAGAAATATGATTTTCCCATTATTATGCTGACAGCAAAAGACTCTGAAATCGACAAGGTACTCGGTTTGGAACTTGGGGCAGATGATTACGTTACAAAACCATTTGGAACGCGTGAGCTCATTGCTCGTGTGAAAGCAAATTTACGCAGGCATATGAAATCAGTAGAGGAAGAACAAGAAGGGGCTACAAATGACATTACAGTAGGCAACCTGATTATTCAGCCAGATGCTTACCTTGTTCTAAAAAGAGACGAAAAAATTGAACTGACGCATCGAGAGTTTGAACTTCTTCACTATCTTTCGAAGCATATCGGGCAAGTGATGACGCGTGAGCACCTTTTACAAACAGTATGGGGCTATGACTATTTTGGAGATGTAAGAACTGTAGATGTGACGATTCGTCGCCTACGCGAAAAGATTGAAGATGCACCTAGTAACCCTATGTGGATTGTAACAAGACGCGGTGTAGGCTATTATTTACGTGATCCGGAACAGGAGTAA
- a CDS encoding M23 family metallopeptidase, with product MLFKRNKQGETERGLPYFSRPFNKAQKLIILTMMLVGLGINTAFANEEENKGLLTIFHIYSKGEYVGVISDQEKLEELKEEELQKAASEFENLPLTIGTELSVIPERVFTAETDDKIVLEKLHGMLSVEAEAIGVSIDGELEFFVNDMETYNEVIRKMKLQFITEKELTKFEARTASIEPIPPLKEGETRIENILISDEILAVPGKTSPEKVRNAEDALVFLNKGNLEEKRYVVSSGDDLGSIATAYNMTMANLLELNPTLTADTVINTGEELTVTAMKPYVEVEVHYEAKKKKKIKYTTITKKDSSLFKGEENVMHQGSNGEKIVTELIREQNGQAIGKSVTEEKVIAEAVNEVTVVGTKVVPSRGSGTFMWPASGGYVSSQMGTRWGRTHQGIDIARPSSHDILAADNGVVTATGWHSTYGNRVVITHNNGYETLYAHLSSIDISMGQTVPQGTKIGVMGSTGRSTGVHLHFEVLKNGSNINPMSVLK from the coding sequence ATGTTATTCAAAAGAAATAAACAGGGCGAAACAGAAAGAGGATTACCATATTTTAGCCGCCCTTTTAATAAGGCTCAAAAGCTCATCATTTTGACAATGATGTTGGTAGGACTAGGGATAAATACAGCTTTTGCAAATGAAGAGGAAAATAAGGGCCTCTTGACCATATTCCATATCTATTCAAAAGGGGAATATGTGGGTGTTATATCTGATCAAGAAAAGCTGGAAGAATTGAAAGAAGAAGAGCTTCAAAAGGCGGCCTCCGAATTTGAGAATCTCCCGCTCACGATAGGAACAGAATTGTCAGTGATTCCTGAACGGGTGTTTACCGCAGAAACGGACGATAAAATTGTCCTCGAAAAACTTCATGGAATGCTATCCGTAGAAGCAGAAGCAATCGGCGTTTCAATTGATGGAGAACTGGAATTCTTCGTCAATGATATGGAAACGTATAATGAAGTAATTCGCAAAATGAAATTACAATTTATTACCGAGAAAGAGCTTACCAAATTCGAAGCCCGCACAGCCTCTATAGAACCTATACCCCCTTTAAAGGAAGGTGAAACCCGTATCGAAAACATCCTAATTAGCGATGAGATACTGGCGGTACCTGGAAAGACCTCTCCCGAAAAGGTAAGAAATGCAGAAGATGCTTTGGTTTTTCTTAATAAAGGGAATCTTGAAGAAAAAAGATATGTTGTAAGCTCCGGGGATGACCTTGGTTCAATCGCCACTGCTTACAATATGACAATGGCCAACCTGTTGGAACTCAACCCAACTTTAACGGCAGATACGGTTATTAATACGGGTGAAGAGCTTACTGTAACTGCTATGAAACCATACGTTGAAGTTGAAGTTCATTATGAAGCGAAGAAAAAGAAGAAGATTAAATATACAACTATAACTAAAAAAGATAGTTCCTTATTTAAAGGTGAAGAGAATGTAATGCATCAAGGTTCTAACGGTGAAAAAATAGTTACTGAACTTATTCGTGAACAAAATGGCCAGGCTATTGGTAAATCCGTAACTGAAGAGAAGGTTATTGCCGAAGCTGTAAATGAGGTGACGGTTGTCGGGACAAAAGTAGTGCCTTCTAGAGGATCAGGTACATTCATGTGGCCTGCATCCGGAGGGTATGTTTCTAGCCAAATGGGTACTCGCTGGGGCAGAACTCACCAAGGTATCGATATCGCTCGTCCATCTTCTCATGACATTTTGGCAGCAGATAATGGTGTAGTTACAGCTACAGGATGGCATAGCACATACGGCAATCGGGTTGTCATCACACATAACAATGGCTATGAAACCTTGTATGCTCATCTCTCTTCGATTGATATTAGTATGGGACAGACTGTGCCTCAGGGGACCAAAATTGGGGTCATGGGATCGACAGGCCGTTCAACGGGCGTCCATCTTCATTTTGAAGTATTAAAGAATGGCTCTAATATCAATCCTATGAGTGTGTTAAAATAA
- the dnaB gene encoding replicative DNA helicase produces MNQMIDRIPPHNNEAEQSVIGAIFLEPQALITAAELLMPEDFYRMAHQKIFHTMISLSDKGQAIDVVTVTEELSAKKELEDVGGISYLSEIANSVPTAANIVHYARIVEEKALLRRLIRVATSIVEDGYDREDEVEALLAEAEKKMMEVSSRKNAGDFRHIKDVLVETYDSIELLHTKKGDVTGIPTGFRDLDKITAGFQRNDLIIVAARPSVGKTAFALNVAQNVATKTDENVAIFSLEMGAEQLVMRMLCAEGNIDAQVLRTGALEAEDWRKLTMAMGSLSNAGIFIDDSPGIRVNDIRSKCRRLQQEHGLGMIMIDYMQLIAGSGSKPGENRQQEVSEISRSLKSLARELKVPVIALSQLSRGVEQRQDKRPMMSDLRESGSIEQDADIVSFLYREDYYDKETENQNMIEIIIAKQRNGPTGTVTLAFAKEYNKFVNIDWSQHESPDY; encoded by the coding sequence ATGAACCAGATGATCGATCGCATCCCACCACATAATAATGAAGCGGAACAGTCGGTCATCGGAGCAATTTTCCTTGAACCGCAGGCGCTAATTACCGCGGCCGAGCTTCTTATGCCAGAAGATTTTTACCGGATGGCGCATCAAAAAATCTTCCATACGATGATTAGTCTTAGTGACAAGGGTCAGGCTATTGACGTTGTCACGGTTACAGAAGAACTATCCGCTAAAAAAGAACTGGAAGATGTCGGTGGGATTTCGTATTTGTCGGAAATTGCTAACTCTGTTCCAACGGCAGCCAACATTGTGCATTATGCACGTATCGTGGAAGAGAAAGCGCTACTACGGCGTCTTATCCGGGTTGCTACTTCAATTGTTGAAGACGGCTATGATCGAGAGGATGAAGTAGAGGCCCTCTTAGCTGAAGCCGAAAAGAAAATGATGGAAGTGTCCAGCCGGAAAAATGCCGGGGACTTTCGGCATATTAAAGATGTCCTCGTTGAAACGTATGATAGTATCGAACTCCTTCATACGAAAAAAGGTGACGTCACAGGTATCCCAACAGGTTTCCGGGACTTAGATAAAATTACAGCAGGTTTCCAACGCAACGATTTAATTATTGTTGCTGCGCGTCCATCCGTTGGTAAAACGGCATTTGCATTGAATGTAGCGCAAAATGTTGCGACTAAAACCGATGAAAACGTTGCGATTTTCAGTTTGGAGATGGGTGCGGAACAGCTCGTTATGCGGATGCTTTGTGCGGAAGGTAATATTGACGCACAAGTGCTCCGAACGGGCGCACTTGAAGCGGAAGATTGGCGCAAACTTACGATGGCAATGGGAAGTCTTTCAAATGCTGGTATTTTCATCGATGATTCGCCAGGTATACGGGTCAATGATATCCGTTCAAAATGCCGTCGTTTGCAGCAGGAACACGGACTGGGCATGATAATGATTGACTATATGCAGCTGATCGCGGGAAGCGGTAGCAAGCCGGGTGAAAACCGTCAGCAGGAAGTTTCAGAAATATCGCGTTCATTGAAATCACTTGCAAGGGAATTGAAAGTACCGGTAATTGCACTGTCTCAGTTATCCCGGGGCGTAGAGCAGCGTCAGGATAAGCGACCGATGATGTCGGATCTTCGGGAATCCGGGAGTATTGAGCAAGACGCGGATATTGTTTCGTTCCTCTATCGTGAAGATTATTATGATAAAGAAACAGAAAATCAGAATATGATTGAAATTATCATTGCTAAACAGCGGAATGGTCCAACAGGTACGGTAACACTTGCCTTTGCAAAAGAATACAATAAGTTTGTCAATATTGACTGGAGTCAACACGAATCTCCGGATTATTGA
- the rplI gene encoding 50S ribosomal protein L9, with product MKVILLKDVKSIGAKGDVKEVSVGYAQNFLLKNNLAVEATPGNISRLEGQKNRVAKDAAEELAEAKVLKEQIDKITVEMKAKSGEGGRLFGSITTKQIAEALNKTEGIKVDRRKMELPDAIRALGFTNVPIRIHQDVTATLKVHVVEEG from the coding sequence ATGAAAGTTATCTTATTGAAAGACGTAAAAAGTATTGGAGCAAAAGGTGATGTAAAAGAGGTATCTGTTGGATACGCACAAAACTTCTTACTGAAAAATAATTTGGCGGTTGAAGCCACACCGGGGAATATCAGCAGACTTGAAGGCCAGAAAAATCGAGTTGCAAAAGACGCAGCTGAAGAATTGGCAGAAGCAAAAGTACTGAAGGAACAAATCGACAAAATCACAGTTGAAATGAAAGCTAAATCTGGTGAAGGCGGAAGGTTATTTGGTTCAATTACAACAAAACAAATTGCCGAAGCATTAAATAAAACTGAAGGCATTAAAGTAGATCGTCGTAAAATGGAATTGCCGGACGCAATTCGTGCGCTAGGCTTCACAAATGTTCCAATCAGAATCCACCAGGACGTTACAGCAACACTTAAAGTTCATGTAGTAGAAGAAGGATAA